A section of the Clostridium felsineum DSM 794 genome encodes:
- a CDS encoding 3-oxoacid CoA-transferase subunit A, with the protein MNNKIVEFKKIKSLFKDGMTIMIGGFCDCGTPDRLIDLLVSLNVKDLTIISNDTGYPDKGVGKLIVNNQVKKVIASHIGTNPETGRKFFDKQLELELSPQGTLIERIRAGGSGLGGVLTQTGVGTLVEKGKKKIFIDGKEYLLELPLKADLALVKGSIVDEEGNIFYKGTTKNFNPYMAMAAKIVIVEAENLVKCSELEKEETTTPGVIVNYIVKGAA; encoded by the coding sequence ATGAACAACAAGATAGTTGAATTTAAAAAAATAAAATCGCTTTTTAAGGATGGTATGACAATTATGATTGGTGGATTCTGTGATTGTGGTACTCCAGATAGGTTAATTGACTTATTAGTAAGTTTGAATGTGAAAGATTTAACAATAATTAGCAACGATACTGGTTATCCAGATAAAGGAGTAGGTAAATTAATAGTAAATAATCAAGTGAAAAAGGTTATTGCATCTCACATAGGCACTAATCCTGAAACAGGAAGAAAATTTTTTGATAAGCAACTTGAATTAGAATTATCACCTCAAGGAACGTTAATAGAGAGAATACGTGCAGGTGGATCAGGTTTAGGTGGAGTTCTTACTCAAACAGGAGTGGGGACTTTGGTTGAGAAAGGAAAAAAGAAAATTTTTATAGATGGGAAAGAATATTTATTAGAACTTCCGTTAAAGGCTGATTTAGCTTTGGTTAAAGGCAGCATCGTGGATGAGGAAGGAAATATATTCTATAAAGGAACTACAAAAAATTTCAATCCGTATATGGCAATGGCAGCTAAAATAGTAATAGTTGAAGCAGAAAATTTAGTTAAATGTAGCGAATTAGAAAAAGAAGAAACTACGACTCCAGGGGTTATTGTAAATTATATAGTAAAGGGGGCGGCATAA
- the adhE gene encoding bifunctional acetaldehyde-CoA/alcohol dehydrogenase, protein MKVSTTKDLDERLKLIKEAQKKFSCYSQEKVDEIFRNAAMAAIDARIELAKAAVKETGMGLVEDKVIKNHFAGEYIYNRYKDEKTCGVIEENEPYGITKIAEPIGVVAAIIPVTNPTSTTIFKSLIALKTRNGILFSPHPRAKKSTILAAKIILDAAVKSGAPENIIGWIDEPTIELTQDLMKKADITLATGGPSLVKSAYSSGKPAIGVGPGNTPVIIDESAHIKMAVSSIILSKTYDNGVICASEQSVIVLKSIYNQVRNEFEKRGAYIIKQDEMDSMRKVIFKDGRVNPKIVGQSAYTIASMAGLTVPKTTRILIGEVTSLGEEEPFAHEKLSPVLAMYEAENFDGALRKAVTLVNLGGLGHTSGIYADVIKARDKIDKFSDAMKTVRTFVNVPTAQGASGDLYNFKVPPSFTLGCGFWGGNSISENVGPKHLLNIKTVAERRENMLWFRVPGKIYFKFGCLQFALRDLKELNKKRAYIVTDKDPYNQNYVEPIIRILESIGVEFKVFNQLEKEASLKAIKKGTSEMLSFMPDTIIALGGASEMSAAKLMWVMYEHPEVKFEDLAIKFMDIRKRIYSFPKLGEKAMLVAVTTSAGSGSEVTPFAIVTDDKTGNKYTLADYEMTPTMAIIDAELMMNMPQNLTAYSGMDALVNAIEAYTSVYASEYTNGLALEAIRLIFKYLPQAYHNGRLNEKAREKMAHASTMAGMASANAFLGLCHSMAIKLSSEHNIARGVANALLIEEVIKFNAVNNPVKQTPCPQYKYPNTIFRYARIADYINLGGDTDDEKVELLINKIHELKRQLNIPKSINDAGVSEESFYNSLDKISELALDDQCTGTNPRFPLTSEIKDMYLHCFKG, encoded by the coding sequence ATGAAGGTCTCAACAACAAAAGATTTAGATGAAAGACTCAAATTAATTAAAGAAGCTCAAAAAAAATTTTCATGCTACTCTCAAGAAAAGGTTGATGAAATCTTTAGAAATGCAGCCATGGCAGCTATTGATGCAAGAATAGAATTAGCAAAAGCAGCTGTCAAAGAAACAGGTATGGGGCTGGTTGAGGATAAGGTAATTAAAAATCACTTTGCAGGAGAATATATCTACAATAGATATAAAGACGAAAAAACCTGTGGAGTTATAGAAGAAAATGAACCTTATGGAATAACCAAAATAGCAGAACCCATAGGTGTTGTAGCTGCTATAATACCTGTAACTAATCCCACATCCACAACAATATTTAAATCTTTAATAGCATTAAAAACAAGAAATGGAATTTTGTTTTCACCACATCCACGAGCAAAAAAATCCACAATACTAGCAGCTAAAATAATACTTGATGCAGCAGTCAAAAGTGGAGCGCCAGAAAACATAATAGGATGGATCGATGAACCCACAATCGAATTAACACAAGACTTGATGAAAAAAGCAGATATAACTCTTGCAACTGGTGGCCCTTCACTGGTTAAATCTGCTTATTCATCAGGAAAACCAGCCATAGGTGTTGGTCCTGGGAATACCCCTGTAATAATAGACGAATCAGCTCACATAAAAATGGCTGTAAGTTCTATAATTTTATCTAAAACCTATGATAATGGAGTTATATGTGCCTCAGAACAATCAGTAATAGTTTTAAAATCCATATACAATCAAGTAAGAAATGAATTTGAAAAAAGAGGTGCTTATATAATTAAGCAAGATGAAATGGATAGTATGCGTAAGGTGATATTTAAGGATGGAAGAGTAAATCCTAAAATAGTTGGACAATCAGCATACACAATAGCTTCAATGGCAGGTTTAACAGTCCCTAAAACTACAAGAATATTAATAGGTGAGGTTACCTCATTAGGTGAAGAAGAGCCATTTGCTCATGAAAAATTATCACCTGTACTAGCTATGTATGAGGCAGAAAATTTTGACGGTGCTTTAAGAAAAGCAGTGACTCTTGTAAATCTAGGGGGTCTTGGTCATACGTCAGGTATATATGCAGATGTAATAAAAGCACGAGATAAAATAGATAAGTTTAGCGATGCAATGAAAACAGTAAGAACCTTTGTTAATGTTCCTACTGCTCAAGGTGCAAGTGGAGACTTGTATAACTTTAAGGTACCGCCTTCGTTTACTTTAGGTTGCGGATTTTGGGGTGGAAATTCAATATCTGAAAATGTTGGACCTAAACATCTTTTAAATATTAAAACCGTAGCTGAAAGGAGAGAAAATATGCTTTGGTTTAGGGTGCCAGGAAAAATATATTTTAAATTCGGATGTCTTCAATTTGCTTTAAGGGACTTAAAAGAGTTAAATAAAAAAAGGGCATATATAGTTACAGACAAGGATCCTTATAATCAAAATTATGTTGAGCCAATAATAAGAATACTTGAGAGTATAGGAGTAGAATTTAAAGTATTTAATCAGTTAGAAAAAGAAGCAAGTCTAAAAGCTATTAAAAAGGGTACTTCTGAAATGTTATCTTTTATGCCAGACACTATAATAGCACTAGGTGGGGCATCTGAGATGAGTGCAGCCAAGTTAATGTGGGTAATGTACGAACATCCTGAAGTAAAGTTTGAAGATCTTGCAATTAAATTCATGGATATAAGAAAAAGAATATATAGTTTCCCAAAGCTTGGAGAAAAGGCTATGTTAGTTGCGGTTACGACTTCAGCAGGAAGTGGATCTGAGGTTACTCCATTTGCAATAGTAACTGATGATAAAACAGGAAACAAGTATACTCTAGCAGATTATGAAATGACACCAACTATGGCAATTATAGATGCAGAACTGATGATGAATATGCCACAAAATTTAACTGCTTATTCAGGTATGGATGCACTGGTAAATGCTATAGAGGCATACACATCAGTATACGCTTCAGAATACACAAATGGACTAGCTTTAGAAGCTATAAGATTAATATTTAAGTATTTGCCACAAGCTTATCATAATGGAAGGTTAAATGAAAAGGCAAGAGAAAAAATGGCACATGCATCTACTATGGCAGGTATGGCATCTGCTAATGCATTTTTAGGTTTATGTCATTCTATGGCAATAAAATTAAGCTCAGAGCACAATATAGCTAGGGGTGTTGCTAATGCTCTTTTAATTGAAGAAGTAATAAAATTTAATGCAGTTAACAATCCTGTAAAACAAACTCCTTGTCCACAATACAAGTATCCAAACACAATATTTAGATATGCTAGAATTGCAGATTATATAAACTTAGGTGGAGACACTGATGATGAAAAAGTTGAGCTCTTAATAAATAAAATACATGAATTAAAAAGACAACTGAATATACCAAAATCAATAAATGATGCAGGTGTCTCAGAGGAAAGTTTTTATAATTCCTTGGATAAGATATCAGAACTAGCTCTAGATGATCAGTGTACAGGAACTAATCCTAGATTTCCTCTTACAAGCGAAATAAAAGATATGTATTTACATTGTTTTAAAGGTTAG
- a CDS encoding 3-oxoacid CoA-transferase subunit B has translation MIKDKSIAKKLIAKRVSKELKEGQLVNLGIGIPSMVANYIPKNFKITFQSENGIIGMGSKPNPGNEDKDVVNAGGQYTTVSKDGIFTDSSVSFSLIRGGHVDVSVLGALQVDEEGNIANWIIPGKMLAGMGGAMDLVNGAKKVIIAMTHTNKGKPKILKRCTLPLTAKAEANLIITELGVMKVVPEGLVLTEISSNTNIDEIKRFTEADLIISNKIKVMEG, from the coding sequence ATGATTAAGGATAAAAGCATAGCGAAAAAACTTATAGCTAAAAGAGTTAGCAAAGAATTAAAAGAAGGACAACTTGTTAATTTAGGTATAGGTATTCCTTCTATGGTTGCAAATTATATTCCTAAGAATTTTAAAATTACTTTTCAATCGGAAAATGGAATAATAGGCATGGGCTCAAAACCTAATCCAGGAAATGAAGATAAAGATGTTGTAAATGCAGGAGGACAGTATACAACAGTATCTAAAGATGGTATTTTCACCGATAGTTCTGTATCTTTTTCTTTAATTAGAGGTGGACATGTAGACGTTAGTGTGTTAGGTGCACTTCAAGTTGATGAAGAAGGTAATATAGCCAATTGGATTATACCAGGAAAAATGCTTGCAGGTATGGGGGGAGCTATGGACTTAGTTAATGGAGCTAAAAAAGTAATTATAGCTATGACTCATACAAACAAAGGTAAACCTAAAATTTTAAAGAGATGTACATTACCACTTACGGCAAAAGCAGAGGCAAACTTAATAATTACAGAACTTGGAGTTATGAAAGTTGTTCCTGAAGGTCTAGTTTTAACAGAGATTAGTAGTAATACAAATATAGATGAGATTAAAAGATTTACAGAAGCAGATTTAATAATTTCAAATAAGATTAAAGTTATGGAAGGCTAA
- a CDS encoding acetoacetate decarboxylase, whose translation MLKDEVIKQFSTPLNSPAFPRGPYKFHNREYFNIIYLTNKDALRKIVPEPLEIDKPLVRFEIMAMHDTSGLGCYTESGQAIPVSFNGIKGDYLHMMYLDNEPAIAVGREVSAYPKKLGYPKLFVDSDTLVGTLDYGKLRVATATMGYKHKELDIKTAKDDICRPNYMLKIVPNYDGNPRICELISATVTDVTVHEAWTGPARLQLFDHAMAPLNDLPVIEIVSSSHIVADITLPQAKVIYNYL comes from the coding sequence ATGTTAAAAGATGAAGTAATTAAGCAGTTTAGTACACCATTAAATTCACCAGCATTTCCTAGAGGTCCTTATAAATTTCACAATCGTGAATATTTTAATATTATATATCTTACTAATAAGGATGCACTACGTAAAATTGTTCCAGAACCTTTAGAAATTGATAAACCATTAGTTAGGTTTGAAATCATGGCAATGCATGATACCAGCGGCCTAGGTTGTTATACAGAAAGCGGACAGGCTATTCCAGTAAGTTTTAATGGAATCAAAGGGGATTATCTTCACATGATGTATTTAGATAATGAACCTGCTATTGCTGTTGGAAGAGAGGTTAGCGCTTATCCAAAAAAGTTAGGTTATCCAAAACTTTTTGTGGATTCTGATACACTAGTAGGCACACTTGATTACGGAAAACTACGCGTAGCAACAGCTACCATGGGATACAAGCATAAAGAATTAGATATTAAAACAGCCAAAGATGACATTTGTAGACCTAATTATATGCTTAAAATAGTACCTAATTATGATGGAAACCCAAGAATATGTGAACTTATAAGTGCCACAGTTACTGATGTAACAGTACATGAGGCATGGACAGGTCCAGCACGTTTACAATTGTTTGATCACGCTATGGCACCACTTAATGATTTACCTGTGATAGAAATTGTTTCCAGCTCACATATTGTAGCAGATATAACTCTTCCTCAGGCTAAGGTTATATATAACTATTTGTAA